One Neovison vison isolate M4711 chromosome 2, ASM_NN_V1, whole genome shotgun sequence genomic window carries:
- the PLAU gene encoding urokinase-type plasminogen activator yields MRILLACLLLCALVVSDSEGSHELHPGSSASNCHCLNGGTCVSYKYFSNIHRCNCPKKFQGEHCEIDTTKTCFEGNGHSYRGKVDTDIIGRPCLAWNSATVLLKEYHALRPDALHLGLGKHNYCRNPNNHRRPWCYVQVGLKQLVRECMVPECSSGKNPLTPEKAEFQCGQKALRPRFKIIGGEFTTIENQPWFAAIYRRHHGGSVTYLCGGSLISPCWVLSATHCFINHPKKEDYIVYLGRSKLNSRTPGEMMFEVEKLILHEDYSADSLAHHNDIALLKIRSNTDQCAHPSRSIQTICLPPVRGDANFGMSCEIAGFGKENDTDYLYPEQLKMTVVKLISHQECQQPHYYGSEVTTKMLCAADPQWETDSCQGDSGGPLVCSIQGRLTLTGIVSWGSGCAMKDKPGVYTRVSHFLPWIHMHSRQQNGLTL; encoded by the exons GGAAGCCATGAACTTCACCCAGGGTCTAGTGCAT CAAACTGCCATTGTCTGAATGGAGGAACATGTGTGTCCTACAAGTACTTCTCCAACATTCATCGATGCAACTGTCCAAAGAAATTCCAAGGGGAACACTGCGAGATAG ATACAACGAAAACCTGCTTTGAGGGGAATGGTCACTCTTACCGAGGGAAGGTCGACACTGACATCATAGGCCGGCCCTGCCTGGCCTGGAACTCTGCCACTGTTCTTCTGAAAGAGTACCACGCCCTCAGACCCGATGCCCTTCATCTGGGCCTGGGCAAACACAACTACTGCAG GAACCCAAACAACCATAGAAGGCCTTGGTGCTATGTGCAGGTTGGCCTAAAGCAGCTTGTCCGGGAGTGCATGGTGCCAGAATGCTCTTCTG gaAAAAATCCCCTCACTCCAGAAAAAGCTGAGTTTCAATGTGGCCAGAAGGCTCTGAGGCCTCGCTTTAAGATTATTGGCGGAGAATTCACCACCATCGAGAACCAGCCGTGGTTTGCCGCCATCTACAGGAGGCACCACGGAGGCTCTGTCACCTACCTGTGTGGTGGCAGCCTCATCAGTCCTTGCTGGGTGCTCAGCGCCACACACTGCTTCAT TAATCACCCGAAGAAGGAGGACTACATTGTCTACCTGGGTAGGTCGAAGCTTAACTCCAGGACACCTGGGGAGATGATGTTTGAGGTGGAGAAGCTCATCTTGCATGAGGACTACAGTGCTGACAGCCTTGCTCACCACAATGATATTG ccttGCTGAAGATCCGCTCCAACACGGACCAGTGTGCACATCCATCCAGGTCCATACAAACCATCTGCCTGCCTCCAGTGCGTGGAGATGCTAATTTCGGCATGAGCTGTGAGATCGCTGGCTTTGGAAAAGAGAATGACA CTGACTATCTCTATCCAGAGCAGCTAAAAATGACTGTTGTGAAGCTGATTTCCCACCAGGAGTGTCAGCAGCCACACTACTATGGCTCCGAAGTTACCACCAAAATGCTGTGTGCCGCTGACCCACAGTGGGAAACAGATTCCTGCCAG GGAGACTCCGGGGGCCCCCTGGTCTGCTCTATCCAAGGCCGCCTGACTCTGACGGGGATTGTGAGCTGGGGCAGTGGTTGTGCCATGAAGGACAAGCCAGGCGTCTACACAAGGGTCTCACACTTCCTGCCTTGGATCCACATGCACTCCAGGCAACAGAATGGCCTAACCCTCtga